From a region of the Mycobacteroides saopaulense genome:
- the nuoI gene encoding NADH-quinone oxidoreductase subunit NuoI → MPDLLRRSADAMAGFWVTFSSMFKKRLTEQYPEKKQPTAPRYHGRHQLNRYSDGLEKCIGCELCAWACPADAIFVEGADNSEQERFSPGERYGRVYQINYLRCIGCGLCIEACPTRALTMTNDYEMADDNRADLIYGKDKLLAPLQPGMAPPPHAMYPGTTDTDYYLGNLPRAGGEAR, encoded by the coding sequence ATGCCTGATCTTCTGCGACGTTCGGCGGATGCCATGGCCGGGTTCTGGGTGACGTTCTCGTCCATGTTCAAGAAGCGGCTCACCGAGCAGTACCCCGAGAAGAAACAGCCCACCGCGCCGCGCTACCACGGGAGACACCAGCTCAACAGGTACTCGGATGGGCTGGAAAAATGCATCGGCTGCGAACTGTGCGCCTGGGCCTGCCCAGCCGACGCCATATTCGTCGAGGGCGCGGACAATTCCGAGCAGGAGCGGTTTTCGCCGGGGGAACGGTACGGCCGGGTCTATCAGATCAACTACCTGCGGTGCATCGGCTGCGGATTATGCATCGAGGCGTGCCCCACGCGGGCGCTCACGATGACCAACGACTACGAGATGGCCGACGACAACCGGGCCGACCTCATCTACGGCAAGGACAAGCTGCTGGCGCCGCTGCAGCCGGGCATGGCGCCACCACCGCATGCGATGTATCCCGGCACCACGGACACCGACTACTACCTGGGCAACCTGCCGAGGGCCGGAGGGGAAGCCAGGTGA
- a CDS encoding NADH-quinone oxidoreductase subunit G, translating to MTATEPALNTEFVTVNIDGTDISVPKGTLVIRAAELIGIQIPRFCDHPLLDPVGACRQCLVEVEGQRKPLAACTTTVTDEMVVHTQVTSEAAEKAQSGVMELLLINHPLDCPVCDKGGECPLQNQAMSTGRAETRFTEAKRTFPKPIPLSTEVLLDRERCVLCARCTRFSQQVAGDPFIELLERGALQQVGIAGDEPFESYFSGNTVQICPVGALTGAAYRFRARPFDLVSSPSVCEHCASGCAQRTDHRRGKVLRRLAGDDPEVNEEWNCDKGRWAFTYATAGDRITDPLIRNESGDLVQASWPQALEAAAKGLAGAGANAGVLTGGRLTVEDSYAYVKFARMALGTNNIDFRARAHSVEEAAFLGSAVAGRGMTQTYAALESAPMVLLAGFEPEEESPIVFLRLRKAVRKRGMKVLTIAPFASRGSTKLSADVIATVPGAESETIAGLSNFELLRQPGAVIMVGERLASTPGALSAAVQLAVETGATLVWIPRRAGERGALEAGALPRLLPGAHPVSDSAARRAVAEKWGAIALPDLPGLDAAAMLDPGSGLGAFLVGGVELDDLPYPAAAAGALRAAFVVSLEMRHGAVTELADVVLPVAAVAEKSGSFVNWEGRLRPFDTTLDASDALDDLRVLAALARRMGRPIGLSRGSEALAELADIGPWEGLRETPGAVRATARPQPEAGEAVLASWRMLLDAGRLQDGEQYLAGTAHPAQVRLSEATANEIGAAEGESVTVRSMSESIPGAITLPLRITEMPDRVVWLPMRSSGSEVHRQLGPALGQVVRIEVAP from the coding sequence ATGACAGCCACAGAGCCGGCTCTCAACACCGAGTTCGTCACCGTCAACATCGACGGAACCGACATCTCGGTGCCCAAGGGCACGTTGGTGATCCGGGCCGCAGAACTCATCGGTATACAGATACCCAGGTTCTGCGATCACCCACTGCTCGATCCGGTGGGTGCGTGCCGCCAGTGTCTGGTCGAGGTGGAGGGGCAGCGTAAGCCGCTCGCGGCGTGCACCACCACCGTCACCGACGAGATGGTGGTGCACACCCAGGTGACATCTGAAGCGGCGGAGAAGGCGCAGAGCGGCGTGATGGAACTGCTGCTGATCAACCATCCACTCGACTGTCCGGTTTGCGATAAGGGCGGAGAGTGTCCATTGCAGAACCAGGCGATGTCGACGGGGCGAGCCGAGACCCGTTTCACCGAGGCCAAGCGCACGTTTCCCAAGCCGATTCCGCTGTCCACCGAGGTGCTGCTGGACAGGGAGCGTTGTGTGCTGTGCGCCCGTTGCACCCGGTTCTCCCAGCAGGTGGCCGGCGATCCGTTCATCGAGCTGTTGGAACGCGGCGCGCTACAGCAGGTGGGCATCGCCGGTGACGAACCCTTCGAGTCGTACTTCTCCGGCAATACCGTGCAGATCTGCCCGGTGGGTGCGCTGACCGGCGCCGCTTACCGATTCCGCGCTCGCCCGTTCGATCTGGTGTCCTCGCCCAGCGTCTGCGAGCACTGCGCCAGTGGATGCGCGCAGCGGACCGACCACCGAAGAGGAAAGGTGTTGCGGCGCCTTGCCGGTGATGATCCGGAAGTCAACGAGGAATGGAACTGCGATAAGGGACGCTGGGCGTTCACCTACGCCACCGCGGGGGACCGCATCACCGACCCGCTGATTCGTAACGAGTCCGGAGACTTGGTGCAGGCATCCTGGCCGCAGGCACTGGAAGCCGCCGCAAAGGGTTTGGCCGGTGCCGGCGCAAACGCCGGAGTGTTGACCGGGGGGCGGCTCACCGTCGAGGATTCCTACGCGTACGTCAAATTCGCCCGTATGGCGTTGGGCACCAACAATATAGACTTCCGGGCTCGCGCGCACAGCGTTGAGGAGGCGGCGTTCCTCGGTTCGGCTGTTGCCGGGCGTGGGATGACGCAGACGTACGCGGCGCTGGAATCGGCGCCGATGGTCCTGTTGGCGGGATTCGAGCCGGAGGAGGAATCTCCCATCGTGTTCCTGCGTTTGCGCAAGGCGGTGCGCAAACGAGGAATGAAGGTGCTCACCATCGCGCCCTTCGCAAGCCGCGGCTCCACGAAGCTCTCCGCCGACGTGATTGCCACCGTTCCCGGTGCTGAGTCGGAAACCATTGCAGGACTGTCAAATTTCGAACTATTGCGTCAGCCGGGCGCGGTGATCATGGTAGGAGAGCGGCTGGCGTCCACGCCCGGTGCCCTGTCTGCCGCGGTCCAGCTGGCCGTCGAGACAGGCGCCACGCTGGTATGGATTCCGCGCAGGGCGGGCGAGCGCGGTGCATTGGAAGCCGGGGCGCTGCCGAGACTGCTCCCCGGTGCGCACCCGGTATCCGACAGCGCGGCGCGGCGCGCTGTTGCTGAAAAGTGGGGTGCGATCGCGCTTCCGGACCTGCCCGGGCTTGATGCCGCCGCCATGCTGGATCCGGGAAGCGGCCTAGGTGCCTTCCTCGTCGGTGGCGTCGAGCTGGACGATCTGCCGTACCCCGCCGCAGCGGCCGGTGCGCTCCGGGCCGCATTCGTCGTCAGTCTCGAGATGCGCCACGGGGCAGTCACCGAGCTCGCCGATGTCGTGCTCCCGGTGGCGGCGGTCGCCGAGAAGTCCGGCAGTTTTGTGAATTGGGAAGGCAGGCTCAGGCCCTTCGACACCACACTCGATGCCAGTGATGCCCTCGACGATCTCAGAGTGCTGGCCGCTCTGGCTCGGCGGATGGGTCGTCCGATCGGCCTGAGTCGTGGAAGCGAGGCACTCGCCGAGCTCGCGGACATCGGCCCCTGGGAGGGCCTGCGGGAGACCCCGGGAGCCGTGAGGGCGACGGCCAGGCCGCAGCCCGAAGCAGGGGAAGCGGTGTTGGCCTCGTGGCGGATGCTCCTCGATGCCGGTCGGTTGCAGGATGGGGAGCAGTACCTGGCAGGCACCGCACATCCGGCTCAGGTGCGGCTCTCGGAGGCGACCGCCAATGAAATCGGCGCCGCGGAGGGTGAATCGGTGACCGTGCGCAGTATGTCGGAGTCGATTCCGGGGGCCATCACCTTGCCGCTACGCATAACGGAGATGCCGGACAGGGTGGTGTGGTTACCCATGCGCTCGTCGGGTTCGGAGGTTCACCGGCAACTCGGTCCGGCGCTGGGACAAGTGGTGCGGATCGAGGTTGCGCCATGA
- the nuoK gene encoding NADH-quinone oxidoreductase subunit NuoK: MNPDNYLYLAALIFTIGAAGVMLRRNAIVVFMSVELMLNAANLAFVTFARMHGNLDGQVIAFFTMVVAATEVVVGLGIIMTIFRTRRSASVDDADLLKF; encoded by the coding sequence GTGAATCCCGATAACTATCTCTATCTGGCCGCACTCATCTTCACCATCGGCGCTGCGGGCGTGATGTTGCGCCGCAACGCGATAGTTGTCTTCATGAGCGTGGAACTAATGCTCAACGCTGCCAACCTGGCGTTCGTCACTTTCGCCCGCATGCACGGGAACCTCGACGGGCAGGTCATCGCATTCTTCACCATGGTTGTCGCGGCCACGGAAGTGGTTGTGGGGCTGGGGATTATCATGACCATCTTCCGCACCCGCAGGTCGGCTTCGGTCGATGACGCCGATTTGTTGAAGTTCTAG
- a CDS encoding NADH-quinone oxidoreductase subunit J, giving the protein MLAAEGLSRTPTWEGVTFWVLGAIAVLGALGVIAAPKAVYSAIFLAMTMVILAVFFVTQGALFLGVAQVVVYTGAVMMLFLFVLMFVGVDSSDSLVETLPGQRVGAVAAGLGFGILAVAGIGNASTTAFVGLDQANSRGNVEGLAERIFIDYLWAFELTGALLITATIGAMVLAHREKLGHTGGQRELVIRRFQQGDRATPLPNPGVYARHNAVDVPALLPDGSFSELSVSGVLTPRDMEAR; this is encoded by the coding sequence GTGCTTGCGGCCGAGGGCTTGTCGCGCACTCCGACGTGGGAAGGAGTGACGTTCTGGGTACTTGGTGCCATCGCGGTGCTGGGCGCACTCGGTGTGATCGCGGCCCCCAAGGCGGTGTACTCGGCGATCTTCCTGGCGATGACGATGGTCATTCTGGCGGTGTTCTTCGTGACCCAGGGCGCGCTGTTCCTGGGTGTGGCTCAGGTGGTGGTGTACACCGGTGCGGTCATGATGCTTTTCCTGTTCGTGCTGATGTTCGTGGGCGTGGATTCCTCGGACTCACTGGTGGAGACCCTGCCCGGACAGCGGGTGGGTGCCGTCGCGGCGGGGCTGGGATTCGGGATACTCGCCGTCGCCGGCATCGGAAATGCTTCTACCACGGCGTTCGTCGGACTCGACCAAGCCAACAGCCGAGGAAACGTCGAAGGTTTGGCCGAGCGCATCTTCATCGATTATCTCTGGGCGTTCGAGTTGACCGGAGCACTGTTGATCACCGCGACGATCGGTGCGATGGTGCTGGCGCACCGCGAGAAACTGGGCCACACCGGCGGTCAGCGCGAATTGGTCATTCGACGGTTCCAGCAGGGAGACCGCGCCACTCCGCTGCCGAATCCCGGTGTATACGCCCGTCACAACGCTGTCGATGTTCCCGCACTGCTTCCCGACGGGTCGTTCTCGGAGTTGTCGGTCAGCGGTGTGCTCACCCCTCGGGACATGGAGGCGCGGTGA
- the nuoL gene encoding NADH-quinone oxidoreductase subunit L yields the protein MTWLMPALPLAGAAVLLLVGRRGDAWGHLLGCATALASFLVAVVSFLGMLGRSGTERAVHETLFSWVPVGSLHVDFGLTLDQLSVCFALLITGVGSLIHIYSIGYMAHDPDRRRFFGYLNLFLAAMLLLVLADNFLGLYVGWEGVGLASYLLIGFWYQKPSAAAAAKKAFIVNRVGDMGLALAMMLMFATFGSVGFGQVLGSAGAAGESRDTAIGLALLLAACGKSAQVPLQSWLGDAMEGPTPVSALIHAATMVTAGVYLITRSGPIFERAPSAQAAVVLVGAVTLLFGAIIGCAKDDIKKALAASTMSQIGYMVLAAGLGPAGYAVAIMHLLTHGFFKAGLFLGAGSVMHGMNDETDMRRYGGLRTVMPITFVTFGLGYLAIIGVPPFAGFYSKDKIIEVAFGHGGAGGLLLGAVALLGAGITAFYMTRVMLLTFFGKRRWREDAHPHESPSVMTWPMMVLAVGSVGAGLVLSFGGALQNWLEPVVGAHHGELPVPAWVISAVTVTVVLCGVGAAYRMYRTDVPETAPQGSRFTAAARRDLYGDAVNEAVFMRPGQRLTRGLVLADNRAVDGLVNGVASALGAVSGRVRQMQTGHVRSYALSMCAGAALVVAVLMAVRW from the coding sequence GTGACATGGCTCATGCCGGCGCTACCCCTCGCGGGTGCGGCCGTACTCCTGCTCGTCGGTCGTCGCGGGGATGCGTGGGGGCACCTGTTGGGTTGCGCGACAGCCCTGGCATCCTTCCTCGTCGCTGTCGTCTCCTTTCTCGGAATGCTCGGCCGCTCCGGCACCGAACGAGCAGTACACGAAACGCTTTTCAGCTGGGTTCCGGTTGGATCGCTGCACGTCGATTTCGGGTTGACCCTCGATCAGCTGTCCGTGTGCTTCGCGCTGCTGATCACCGGTGTGGGTTCACTCATCCACATCTACTCGATCGGCTACATGGCACACGATCCTGACCGACGCCGCTTCTTCGGCTATTTGAACCTCTTCCTGGCGGCCATGCTGTTGCTGGTTCTCGCCGACAACTTTCTCGGTTTGTACGTGGGCTGGGAAGGTGTCGGCCTGGCGTCCTACCTACTGATCGGCTTCTGGTACCAGAAGCCGTCGGCAGCGGCCGCGGCGAAAAAGGCCTTCATCGTCAACCGGGTAGGCGATATGGGGTTGGCGCTGGCCATGATGTTGATGTTCGCGACATTCGGCTCGGTCGGCTTTGGGCAGGTGCTGGGGTCGGCGGGCGCTGCCGGTGAGAGTCGTGACACCGCAATCGGATTGGCTCTGCTACTGGCGGCCTGCGGAAAATCGGCTCAGGTGCCGTTACAGTCCTGGCTTGGGGACGCGATGGAGGGCCCCACCCCGGTCTCGGCACTCATCCACGCGGCCACCATGGTGACCGCGGGTGTCTACCTGATCACCCGGTCCGGGCCGATCTTCGAACGCGCCCCCTCTGCCCAGGCGGCGGTGGTGCTCGTCGGCGCCGTCACTCTGCTCTTCGGGGCGATCATCGGGTGCGCCAAGGACGACATCAAGAAGGCTCTCGCCGCGAGCACGATGTCGCAGATCGGGTACATGGTGCTGGCGGCCGGGCTGGGGCCCGCCGGGTATGCGGTGGCGATCATGCATCTGCTGACACACGGTTTCTTCAAGGCGGGGCTGTTCCTCGGTGCGGGATCGGTCATGCACGGCATGAACGACGAGACCGACATGCGTCGTTACGGCGGATTGCGTACGGTCATGCCGATCACCTTCGTCACTTTCGGGCTGGGATACCTTGCCATCATCGGTGTTCCGCCGTTCGCGGGTTTCTACTCGAAGGACAAGATCATCGAGGTCGCTTTCGGGCACGGTGGCGCGGGAGGTCTTCTGCTGGGGGCGGTGGCGCTGCTGGGGGCCGGGATCACCGCGTTCTACATGACCCGGGTCATGCTCCTCACCTTCTTCGGTAAGCGCCGTTGGCGTGAAGACGCGCATCCTCACGAATCTCCGTCGGTGATGACATGGCCGATGATGGTGCTCGCCGTCGGTTCGGTGGGCGCGGGCTTGGTGCTGAGCTTCGGTGGGGCTCTGCAGAATTGGCTGGAACCTGTCGTCGGCGCGCATCATGGTGAGCTACCCGTTCCGGCATGGGTGATCAGCGCGGTTACCGTCACGGTGGTGCTCTGCGGAGTCGGTGCCGCCTATCGGATGTACCGCACCGATGTTCCCGAGACGGCGCCGCAGGGTTCGCGGTTCACCGCCGCCGCACGTCGCGATCTTTATGGTGATGCCGTCAACGAAGCGGTGTTCATGCGTCCCGGACAACGACTCACCCGTGGTCTGGTTCTCGCCGACAACCGCGCCGTCGACGGTCTCGTCAACGGCGTGGCCTCCGCTCTCGGCGCGGTTTCGGGTCGGGTGCGGCAGATGCAGACCGGCCATGTCCGGTCGTACGCGTTGTCCATGTGTGCCGGCGCGGCCCTGGTGGTCGCGGTGTTGATGGCAGTGAGGTGGTGA
- a CDS encoding NADH-quinone oxidoreductase subunit M gives MVSVVGAVTALWLIPLAGAAVVLLIPTHQRTLAKSAALGAAVLALIVAIGLAVAFDPSGPQYQFVESVSWIPAFGMKYAVGLDGIGLALVLLTTGLLPVLLVAGWNDGAEVPGYGSRPVAHRYVALILVVESMVLLSFSALDVLLFYIFFEAMLIPMYFLIGGFGSMHSDVTQRSRAAVKFLMYNLFGGLIMLAAVIGLYVVTARGQAGTFDLRDITELVATGALDIDPGVAKALFLGFMFAFAVKAPLWPLHTWLPDAAVHATPASAVLMMAIVDKVGTFAMLRYCIQLFPDASRYFTPVIITLAVIGIIYGAIVAIGQVDVMRLIAYTSISHFGFIILGIFAMTSQGQSGSTLYMVNHGISTAALMLVAGFLVSRNGSRLIATYGGVQKVAPVLAGSFLVAGLATLSLPGLAPFISEFLVLVGTFTRYPVAAACAVIALVLAAIYVLWMYQRMMTGPLAPGNENIGDLKRRELTVVAPLVALLLVLGIYPRPLLDIVNPAVEQTLRTVNEKDPPPAVADVALRHGESEGR, from the coding sequence GTGGTGAGTGTCGTGGGTGCGGTGACTGCTCTGTGGCTCATTCCCTTGGCGGGCGCCGCCGTGGTGCTGCTGATACCGACGCACCAGCGCACGTTGGCGAAATCGGCCGCCCTGGGTGCGGCGGTGCTCGCGCTGATCGTCGCGATCGGACTGGCGGTCGCGTTCGACCCCTCCGGTCCGCAGTATCAGTTCGTCGAATCGGTGTCCTGGATACCGGCCTTCGGGATGAAGTACGCAGTGGGTCTCGACGGGATCGGCCTGGCATTGGTGCTGTTGACCACGGGCCTTCTTCCCGTTCTGCTGGTGGCTGGGTGGAACGACGGCGCCGAGGTCCCCGGCTACGGCAGTCGTCCGGTGGCGCACCGCTACGTGGCACTGATTCTGGTCGTGGAATCCATGGTGTTGCTGTCCTTTTCGGCCCTGGATGTGCTGTTGTTCTACATCTTCTTCGAGGCCATGCTGATCCCGATGTACTTCCTGATCGGAGGATTCGGAAGCATGCACTCCGACGTCACGCAGCGTTCGCGGGCGGCGGTGAAGTTCTTGATGTACAACCTGTTCGGTGGCCTGATCATGCTGGCGGCGGTCATCGGGCTGTATGTGGTCACCGCACGTGGCCAGGCCGGTACCTTCGACCTGCGGGACATCACCGAACTGGTCGCCACCGGCGCGCTCGACATCGATCCCGGAGTGGCCAAGGCACTCTTTCTGGGATTCATGTTCGCGTTCGCGGTCAAGGCACCGCTGTGGCCGCTGCACACCTGGTTGCCCGATGCCGCCGTGCACGCCACCCCGGCCAGCGCGGTGCTCATGATGGCGATCGTCGACAAGGTAGGCACCTTCGCGATGCTGCGGTATTGCATCCAGCTGTTCCCCGATGCCAGTAGGTATTTCACCCCCGTCATCATCACGCTGGCGGTCATCGGCATCATTTACGGTGCCATCGTGGCGATCGGTCAGGTCGACGTGATGCGTCTGATCGCCTACACCTCGATATCGCACTTCGGCTTCATCATCTTGGGCATCTTCGCGATGACAAGTCAGGGGCAGTCTGGTTCGACGCTGTACATGGTCAATCACGGAATCTCAACGGCGGCGCTGATGTTGGTCGCGGGATTCCTGGTATCCCGCAATGGCTCTCGACTCATCGCGACATACGGGGGAGTGCAGAAGGTGGCCCCGGTGCTCGCCGGGTCTTTCTTGGTGGCGGGTCTGGCCACGTTGTCGTTGCCCGGATTGGCGCCCTTTATCAGTGAATTCCTGGTTTTGGTGGGCACATTCACTCGTTATCCGGTAGCCGCGGCGTGTGCGGTGATCGCGTTGGTGTTGGCGGCGATCTACGTGCTGTGGATGTATCAGCGCATGATGACCGGACCGTTGGCTCCGGGAAACGAGAATATCGGCGATTTGAAGCGCCGTGAGCTGACTGTGGTGGCGCCGCTGGTCGCGCTGCTGCTGGTGTTGGGTATCTACCCCAGGCCGCTGCTGGATATCGTGAATCCCGCCGTCGAACAGACGTTACGTACGGTCAACGAGAAGGATCCTCCGCCCGCGGTGGCCGATGTCGCCCTGCGACATGGCGAGAGTGAGGGCCGATGA
- the nuoN gene encoding NADH-quinone oxidoreductase subunit NuoN, whose amino-acid sequence MTEIGILPAPSIAYGALSPMLVMFGVAVVSVLVEAFVPRRHRLTTQLALAVGGILGAFVAVLALGGSRQVVMNGAVAIDGPTLYLQGLILVASGLALAVMAQRRTAVAVPSAVGGGAGGGLDAFAVQASSVPGSEPERVLNRTGITQTEIFPLTLFAIAGMMLFPACNDLLTMFVALEVFSLPLYVMCALARRRRLLSQESALKYFLLGAFSSAFFLFGSAFVYGYAGSVELDAVARAIGADAGERSFLLLGVAMLSVGLLFKVGAVPFHFWVPDVYQGAPTPVTAFMAATTKIAAFGALLRVLYVALPGITAEWRPVLWAVAIATMLIGSIGAVTQTDVKRMLAYSAVAHTGFLLTGVAAANDRGVSSTLFYLAAYGFSTVGAFAIAGLVRSGGADDGADGDFDDDDEVSELRRWAGIGRRSPVLGIVFALFLLAFAGIPLTSGFVSKFAVFEAAASGGAVPLVVVGVVCSAIAAYFYVRVIVLMFFADPVEDSGVLRMPGPAVTISIGVSALVTVLLGVVPQPLLDLVGNLADFVR is encoded by the coding sequence ATGACCGAGATTGGGATACTGCCCGCTCCGTCGATCGCCTACGGTGCGCTCTCGCCCATGCTGGTCATGTTCGGGGTGGCGGTGGTATCGGTACTCGTGGAGGCGTTCGTACCGCGACGCCATCGGCTCACGACCCAACTGGCATTGGCGGTGGGCGGAATCCTCGGCGCCTTTGTGGCCGTGCTGGCATTGGGCGGTTCACGCCAGGTCGTGATGAACGGTGCGGTGGCGATCGACGGTCCCACGCTCTACCTGCAAGGGCTCATCCTGGTGGCCTCCGGGTTGGCGTTGGCGGTCATGGCGCAACGCAGGACAGCCGTGGCCGTCCCGAGTGCGGTGGGCGGCGGCGCCGGCGGCGGGCTGGATGCCTTCGCCGTGCAGGCGTCCAGCGTCCCCGGAAGCGAACCGGAACGGGTGTTGAACCGCACCGGCATCACGCAGACAGAGATCTTCCCGCTGACACTGTTCGCGATCGCGGGCATGATGCTGTTCCCGGCCTGCAACGACCTGCTCACCATGTTCGTTGCGCTGGAGGTGTTTTCGCTGCCGTTGTACGTGATGTGTGCGCTGGCGCGACGCCGGCGGCTGCTGTCTCAGGAATCGGCACTCAAGTACTTCCTGCTCGGTGCGTTCTCGTCGGCGTTCTTCTTGTTCGGGTCGGCGTTCGTGTACGGATACGCGGGGAGCGTCGAACTCGACGCCGTCGCGCGGGCGATCGGTGCCGATGCAGGAGAGCGCTCCTTCCTGCTGCTGGGTGTGGCCATGCTGTCGGTGGGTCTGTTGTTCAAGGTGGGGGCGGTGCCCTTCCATTTCTGGGTCCCGGACGTGTACCAGGGGGCACCGACCCCGGTGACCGCGTTCATGGCGGCCACCACCAAGATCGCGGCCTTCGGAGCGCTGCTACGGGTTCTGTATGTCGCGCTGCCGGGGATCACCGCCGAGTGGCGGCCGGTGCTGTGGGCGGTGGCGATCGCCACCATGTTGATCGGATCGATCGGTGCGGTAACGCAGACCGACGTCAAACGCATGCTGGCCTATTCCGCCGTGGCGCATACCGGGTTCCTGCTGACGGGTGTGGCCGCCGCCAATGATCGGGGTGTGTCGTCGACGCTGTTCTATTTGGCCGCATATGGTTTCAGCACCGTAGGGGCGTTCGCCATCGCCGGGCTGGTGCGCTCCGGTGGCGCAGATGACGGTGCTGACGGCGACTTCGACGACGATGACGAGGTGAGCGAGCTGAGGCGGTGGGCCGGAATCGGCCGCCGGTCGCCGGTGTTGGGCATCGTGTTCGCACTGTTTCTGCTGGCGTTCGCGGGTATCCCGTTGACGAGCGGATTCGTCAGCAAGTTCGCGGTCTTCGAGGCTGCCGCGTCCGGTGGCGCCGTGCCCCTGGTGGTGGTGGGCGTCGTGTGCAGTGCCATAGCGGCGTACTTCTACGTGCGCGTCATCGTGCTGATGTTCTTTGCCGACCCGGTGGAGGACTCCGGGGTGCTGCGGATGCCCGGACCCGCGGTGACGATATCGATCGGAGTGAGCGCGCTCGTCACCGTTCTGCTCGGTGTGGTACCCCAGCCGCTGCTCGATCTTGTCGGGAATCTCGCCGACTTCGTCAGGTGA
- the nuoH gene encoding NADH-quinone oxidoreductase subunit NuoH, with protein sequence MTGKTDLSMFGIDPLWLVLVKCVAVFAFLVLTVLVAILVERKVLAWMQRRIGPNRVGPFGLLQSLADGVKLALKEGLTPAGVDKPIYLLAPIISVVPAIVAYAVIPFGPVVSVLGHRTPLQLTDLPVAILFVLAVTSVGVYGIVLGGWASGSTYPLLGGLRSSAQVISYEIAMGLTFAAVFLLAGTMSTSGIVAAQAGRWYVFLLLPSFLVYVTAMVGETNRAPFDLPEAEGELVGGFHTEYSSLRFAMFMLAEYINMATVSGLAATMFLGGWHAPWPLSLVDGANASWWPVLWFVAKVWGFMFLFMWLRATLPRLRYDQFMRLGWEILIPVALVWIVIVGVVQAMALYGHGNPSIILGITGLVVSVGAIALVGVLSRRTETPKPLLSKNFDPMAGGFPVPPLPGQHVGTTPHPTRKEDAHA encoded by the coding sequence ATGACCGGAAAAACCGATCTCTCGATGTTCGGGATTGATCCACTCTGGCTTGTCCTCGTGAAATGCGTTGCGGTGTTCGCATTTTTGGTCCTCACCGTGCTCGTCGCGATCCTCGTCGAACGCAAGGTACTGGCCTGGATGCAGCGTCGGATAGGCCCCAACCGGGTGGGCCCGTTCGGTCTGCTGCAGAGCCTGGCCGACGGCGTCAAACTCGCCCTCAAGGAGGGCCTGACACCGGCGGGGGTGGACAAGCCCATCTATCTGCTCGCGCCCATCATCTCGGTGGTGCCGGCGATTGTCGCCTACGCGGTCATCCCGTTCGGGCCCGTGGTGTCGGTCCTCGGTCACCGCACACCACTGCAGCTCACCGACCTGCCCGTGGCGATTCTCTTTGTACTGGCGGTTACTTCGGTCGGCGTGTACGGGATCGTATTGGGAGGCTGGGCATCCGGATCTACCTACCCGCTGTTGGGTGGATTGAGGTCTTCCGCACAGGTCATCTCCTACGAGATCGCGATGGGTCTCACATTCGCGGCGGTGTTCCTACTCGCCGGAACGATGTCGACGTCGGGGATCGTGGCGGCGCAAGCCGGCCGCTGGTACGTCTTTCTGCTGTTGCCGTCCTTCCTGGTGTACGTCACCGCGATGGTGGGGGAGACGAACCGGGCACCCTTCGACCTGCCCGAGGCCGAGGGAGAACTGGTCGGTGGCTTCCACACCGAATACTCCTCGCTGCGCTTCGCCATGTTCATGCTCGCCGAATACATCAACATGGCAACTGTTTCCGGGCTGGCTGCCACCATGTTCTTGGGAGGCTGGCATGCCCCGTGGCCACTGAGCCTCGTCGATGGCGCAAACGCCTCCTGGTGGCCGGTGCTGTGGTTCGTGGCCAAGGTCTGGGGCTTTATGTTCCTGTTCATGTGGCTGCGTGCCACTCTGCCCAGGCTGCGCTACGACCAGTTCATGCGATTGGGCTGGGAGATCCTGATCCCGGTGGCATTGGTATGGATCGTCATTGTCGGCGTGGTGCAAGCCATGGCGCTCTACGGACACGGAAACCCGTCGATCATCCTCGGGATCACCGGATTGGTGGTCTCGGTCGGCGCCATCGCCTTGGTGGGCGTCCTCTCCCGACGAACAGAAACACCAAAGCCCTTGTTGTCCAAAAATTTCGATCCGATGGCGGGCGGATTCCCGGTGCCGCCACTGCCGGGCCAGCACGTTGGTACCACCCCACATCCGACCAGAAAGGAGGACGCACATGCCTGA